TGAATTACTTTCTagtaataattatttacagaGCAATTGCGATTAAATGAACTATTTTGTATTTACCTTCtaacaatttttatttacagGATTGTTATATCTACAATTGCAAATATTTTCTAGAAACagatatatctatatatatatatatgtatagaTATGTGCAActaaaaatcaattgaaaactCAATAAGAGAATTTTAAAAGCATCGAGATAGATTATAGCATTGTTCAAAGAACTAGCCAACCCACGACAACCTTACATCGAATAGTCCTATGGTTCCATCAAATTGTATCTCTCTCAATCAAGTTTTCAGTTACTTTTCCACTAATTCCcaataataaacaattttacAAAGGTAACTAGCTTGATCGATTCAGATTTCTgttaattcaattttgaattcaGACAATTCGCCGTACaagaaacaataaatttcaCAAAATGACTGATTCGAAGCCCATTTACTCatttttttccattttttgaaaaaacaaatgTCACGATCCCTTATTTCCGCCTTGTGTCCGTTGTCTAACCCTAGTTAGCCCTGCATTTACTGTAGGGCTAACTAGGGTTGGTGTTCatgaattttcaatttttcttcaaaattgCTTTTTTTTCAGCTTTTCGAACATTGTGATgggaaaaaaaatataaatactgCATCTTAAATGTTCgattatataaatacgtttaaaaatattcacaACTTGATAGAGACGACTATTATCAGCATTATTGTTAGGTATGCATATATTTCTATGTACAGCTTAAATTAGTTAGGAATTTAGATACCATTTAAGTCAACATCTGATTTGTAGAGTGTGTGCATCTTTTTTTCTCTCTCATAGACTTATTTATCTTAATTTTAGGGGCACCTATCTAATTATTCTACtagtaaataattttattgcTGTGCATTGCATTGCATTgcagaaagaaaataataataagcAGGAGAACGCATAGTCGAACGTTAAGTTAGTTATACATTAAATTACATATGGATCGTGATCAAGAGGCTATTGTAAAGGACTTTACTAGCATTCTCGATGAGTTGACTTTCAATTCAAGACCGATTATCACTACGTTGACAAAGATGgcagaagaaaatatttctttagCTCAATATTTTGTGGATGCTTTGGAATCGAGAGTTGAGAAATGTGTACCCAAACAGAAGTTGTACGCTTTTTATAcaattgattcaatttGTAAAAATGCTGGTAGTCCCTATACAATCTATTTTAGTAGAAAtttgtataatttatataagaAAGCTTATCTTTTAGTTGATAATCAAGTTAGAACgaaattaatcaatatgTTTAAAACTTGGATACAACCAATTGAAAGCACAGGATTACCAATATTCGATAATGTTGAATTAGATAAAATTGAGAACTTCCTAATAAAAGCAAGTGCATTGCATcataaaaattttacaaaattacTACCTGAACCAACTGTACCTTTATTATTAAGggatattgataaattaactACATTAACAAATGAGAGATTAacaaaacagaaaaataGTGATAGTAATgatgaaaaagaaattgaaaagttaaatATGAAGATCTTAGTTTTATCACAATTAAAACAAGAATTGCAAAAGGGAAAATTAACTAAAGTCGCATTAAAACAGGTTCAAGTTCAATTGTTACAAGTTTTCGCACAAGATCAACAGGTTTTGCAAGAACGTATTAGACAGGAGCAACTTCAGCAGGAACAACTTCAACAAAGGCAAAGGACCGAGCAGCTGCAGCTGCAGCAACTTTCTCATCATCAAAATGCTGCTATTAATCAACagtttcaaattaaaaatgaccACAATCCTTTATTTGGTAATTCGTTGAATTTAAATCCTCAAGGTTTTTCAACTCTGttcaataattcaaattttattccaatgaatcaaaatatGGATGACAATAACACTATGGGAGGTATGAATCTTAATAACATAATAGAACCTgcaaatatttcaaacaTAGAAAAACAGAACAAACTTAATAAAATGCATAGCCTATTCGAATCTTTAAAAGCTGAAAAGTTGGTATTCCAACCTAAAGAACAATCCATCATCACTTTGAAtgcaaaattaaatatcgATGACGGAAAGTTGATAAATAACAGCGGAAGGGCCAAATCTGAAACTGACTTAACTCGACTTCCTtctattgaatttttaagtaatattatttcGGATTGTAAAGCATACTTTTCTACTGTTAATATTGACATTGTCAATACTCCTTCTTTGAACATTTCACAAGATTTCATATTAGGAGAAAATAAGATTGTCGAAAATAACTTAATTAATACTCTTTATAGAGCtaaaccaaaaaaatgtACTCTATGTGGTAAAAGGTTTGGTAACACATTAGATGAAAGAAGATTACAAAGTGATCACTTAGATTGGCATTTCCgaataaataaaagaataaaagGTTCTGAAAATACTTTGTCGAATATAACAGCAACAAATTCCTCATCAAATACAACGCAGAAAAATATCCAATCAAGAAATTGGTATCTACATGATTCACAATggattatatttaaagataaagaaattgTTTCAACATCAAGAAGTGATCATtctgaaaataatatgacTGTCGTAAACTTAGATTTCAATACGAATATGAACTCACAGAAGAACAATAACATAAATAATGCTGATAGAAACTTGTCTGGTAATGAGTCTAATAAATTCgtaaaaattgatgaaggTTTATTGTCCAAAAAGTATGTCATTGTACCTGAAAGCGTTGAAGATATGTCTTTCAAATGTCCCGTTTGTAAAGAAATTGTTGCAGCAACATATGATGAAGAACTTGGTGAATGGATTTGGAAAGGTTGTATGGAATATAAGGGTAAGTATTTCCATGCAACATGTTATTACGAATCTgctaaaaacaaaaataccTCAATTGGACTTGAGTTAGATAtggaaaaattgaagaatttaattACTGATTAGTTAATTCATCAAAGCTCGAATTTGTATGCAGTTatgtaatattaataaaagattaatagattaattgaaactaattatataatgattCAATTTCATGAACTTCCTGtattttgataatgaaCAACTATGAAATAATGATTATCTAATTGATGTGGATATTTGGGTATTTATAgaaattatatacaaaGTATcatgataatatataatcaatatataatcAATCGTATGCaaaattcatcaaaatattttcactCGGTCATTATTTAGGAAGGCCAATCACAATTTCTTATGCCATTTATAGTATTGTGACCATCGGTCTTTCTGAATAACTCTTGTATGCAATATGTTATATTGACCTtgaattatcatcatcGGCGAGATCTTCCAACTTCTGAAGATTTGCCtttaaagaagatataGTAAATTGACTCTTCAACACTTCCGCAGATAGACTCTCGATTTTGGAATAACTTTCAACTAGCAGTTTCGTTTTGCTATCCAAAAGCAATAAAGACTTCTCCAATAGCGATCTCAAAAAAAGTATTTCTAAGTTTGTATCCGTTGGTTTCTCAGGATTAGTTGATTCCTCTATATTGGCCGGTATGTTTTTTCCTAAACTTTCTAACAGCTgtgaagaattattaatatcagTTTCTGACAACTgtgaagaattattaattatatcaatCACTTTCTGGTGATAACAATTTCTGTTGAAAGGGACTTCATTTGGAACTGCATTTGTAACTGCATTTGGAACTTCATTTGGAGCTGCATTTGGAACTTCATTTGGAGCTGCATTTGGAACTTCATTTGGAGCTGCATTTGGAACTTCATTTGGAGCTGCATTTGGAACTTCATTTGGTTTATCAATCTCAGAAGTAGTGCTATTTTTACTATGTACTGTAGATCCCTGAATCTCTTCCTCTATTAAACTTTCAACCCTGTCTGCTCCATCATTTGctgttaatttttcaacCCTGTCTGCGCCATCATTTGCTATGACATTTGTAGGCGATCCCGAAGATGTATATATACCTTCAACTGTTTGTTTTATTGGATCATTTTCAGGTGACACTTTAGTTGAGGCGGTTGTAGGAATTTCCGATCGAGACATATTTGATAACCTTACATTTTTAACGTCATAGATGTACTTTGATATATCGACTCTCAtagttaataaaaattttaggATTTTAGAAAATGTCCAAATACGTACTTTTCGGGCTGTTCTTGTACTGTTCTTGAACATTGCAGATTTCAATGCAGGAGATCTTTTTCCTTCCGGAATGTTCTCTAAATCACAGTTAAGAATAATGACATCTGTGTCATCAGAATAGTTTCTATCAATTATACTTCCCAATTCTTtctcaaatattaatttgattgcttcaaaaataattacaatGCTATCCTGTACCTGTGTATCggaattttcaaaataaatatgaaaatatttcaaatgcCTCTTCCATTCAGAAATCCATCTTACTTTTCCAGCATTAAAGTCATCTTGTAACGTAAGATCAATTTTAGGTTCAATGATATTTTCTCTTGGAAAGTTAGAGACAGTATTGTCACAGACTACTTCTGAATGACCTTTCTTACTATCTAAAAACGCTGCTTCTGCCTGTGGTAAATACTTTAAACgacttttctttttctcaTTCTGGAATAAAAATGCTCTAGAATGTTGGTAGTTTctgaaagaagaaatattatttgttgaGCTTACGTAAACATCTGAATCAATAGCATTATGAGTGAACACACCtgaatttattagattAGACAATTTCTCTCTATTAAAGAAACTATGGTCGAATTCTAGTTTATTCATTCTCTTACTAATTTCATAATcgtattttttaaatgcaGACTCTGCTTCGTATTCACTTTCATTCTGAAGTCTTGTTTCGACATTTACTAGACCtgctaataaattttccatattaaatttctgattatttgatgaattcaTTCCGTCAATCTCACTAGAACTATAGTTTTCATCAGATTCTTCTTTCGATTCCGAGGGGGAGGATGCAGAGGAAGAAGTTAACTCATTAGTTATATGCATTATGCTACCTTCTTGAACATTAATTGTTGAACTTGGCAAAGGTTTGATGTTTTTATCTGGTAttttatgttttaaaaGAGATTTTTCCTCCATTGCATTTATTTCAGCTATTTCCTGTTGAGAAAGATTATCATTTGTGTTATTCTGTActtctttatcattttctttataacTTTCATCTTCTATTTCATTAAGACTTTTAGATGCTTCTCTTGGCTCGATTAAACttgatatttgaatttttttaattcctGCTTCTTTCGCATCAACATTGTTCTCAATTGATGTTACGGTTGTCGTATTGTCTGTGTCCATTGCATTTCTTTCTGTTTCCTTTTCTAAATGTGTTACATCTAATATTGTCACATTATCATCCTCTCCTTCTTCAATTgcttcattttttaaatttttctgtGTTTCAACTATATCCTTCTGTGATTTTTTATCTGAGGATATATTGGTCTCGGCAGTTTTTAAGCCTTTTCTAGGTTCACTCTCTAATTCATTATCTGctattcttttatttaattgcaGATTTTTCCCATCCGATTTCAGATCATGGTTTAAAATACTATAAATAGTTTCTTTGCCTCTACTGTTGTCGACGGGATTTGAACTTAATGTCTTCTTTGTAGCAGTGGGACTTGCTTCTGAGAATGATTTGAATTTCGCATTTTTTTTAGATgcatttctttttgaaatcaaCAAATCCAGTAACTTATTTGGAGCAGGTACCTTTTGCGCtgtatttatttcttgTACGTTAGAATTTGAATCCTTGGTTGCTTTTGACGAATGTTGTCGTAGAAATAATGGACCATTATACGTCACATTactttcattattttgGTTGTTTTGTTGCTGTGGCACATCAACATTTATTGAAGGCAAACCTTGCAAACCTTGATGCACGGGAGGTTTGAACAACATTGTATGCTTTCGAAAAAAAAGTTTACAAAATTACTGGTATATACCTCGATGcaacatatacatatacttATGTGTATGTGCACATGTATGTGTATACGAGTGAGTTGgtatcaataaataaatatatgtatttatgtgtaaatatcaatacgaaacaatgaaaaacaaatataaataaatacaattatGGAAATAGAAAGATCATCAATAGTAACCAAGACtgtaaaaaatgaaataatatttaatgacataaaagaattaaatcGAGCATTCTACAGATGGTAATAACGAAGTTTATGATTGTTGTgtatattgaataattgtCAATGTTGGAGTAAAACGGGTTTacttttttatattatatattatacatAAGATActatgtatgtatgtgtgtATGTACATAGTTTCTGAATATCATTTGCTCGGGTAAGACACGGTTGAGATTAACTATGCgaattgtatttttaatcACTTTTGTACTGCATTATTGAGTAAAAGCTAAGCAGAAGAACGGTTTTGTGAACGAGAACCGAACACGTCGTGCAAAGAGAGAAAATGAACAACGCCATGCACAGAACGGAAAGCGGTGTGTTGTGGGTGACAGTCACAACACAAGATTGAAAGGGATAATTGACGATTGGTTCCATAGTTCCATTGTTAAGATCACATTATATATAGCGTTTAATTGTTGTAAGTGTCCTTAAGCCCATGGTTGGTAGGATGAGCCTAACCTAGAGCGACGCACACATCTCTTCGGTTTGTCTTTCGTATACACTCATCATCACCACCAGTCTTGTCTCTTTTGctatcctaacacccataccccccaTACTGTGCCCTCCCCCATACCCCCCAAACACCTCAAACTACGATAATCTCAGTCTCTCTCCTCCCCTTCCTGCCGCGACCACCGCGTCGCGGCGTCCATCACCACGTCGTCACCCGCCCCCAACCCTTCCAACTGGTCCCCCACGCCCCTCCATCTCCGCCGGAGCGTGCATCTAGTTACGTAGTAAGCACTGTGGTTCTGTTCTGAAGAGGCCTTTTGTGTTGTCGATGAGAGGAGCAATGATTATCACAACTGCTCTGAGTGCTAACAGTCTCAGCATTCGTTTCCCACCTCATTGTTCAATGCCACCAGTTCACGGAGCTGTACACGTATATATGCACAAATGACACAAATTCAATGCCGTCAATCATCACTATCTTCTACTTTAACATGCTAGATTGTGTTGCTTCTTACAACCTGACACACTCATTGATATCCATAACTTATGCTATTTATTTATCACTCATAGTAATTACAAGTAGGACAGTGTGAATTACGTGGATGTCTTGAGTATACTGGTGAAATAGCACCATTTCTGTATCTTTTTCTCTTAAAATCCtgtttttttcaattatgCAGTTTGTGCAATCAAGTGATTAAGGAATGTTACCAACAATGAAAATTGGAAGTTCAAAAATTcgaaaattcaaaaataatataatatgaTAACATAATGATtagtttttgaaattaatttagTAAATAAAACAGAATGTATTGCAATTTACGTAAGGAGTTAGACGAGTATTGtattaattcttctttgcGGTtaatctttatatatatatatatatatgcatatttCGAAGAGTTGAACTACTTTAATTGACtatatttttgttgtaCTGTTCTATAAATAATACTaccaatttttattttcttttcaataaagGGAGAGAGTCATACGTCTACATACATACGTACACATAAAAACGCAGTTTGAGGGACTACAAAAgttcaattcatttttgatCAAATAAATACGTGCAAATGGTATTTGGTTTAAACAAGAAGGAACGGAAAGTCCCCGATCTTTCTCGGTATGATTACTACTATCAAAATAAACAACAAGATGAGCAGAATACTGCGCAAcaacatcatcatcaacAACAGCAGGTAAGACATTCTTATCTTCCTAGTCAAAATCGTCATTCTTCATACTCTGATTTTCATTCGGCTAACAGAAGACATGCATCGACGGCATCTGCACAGAAACAAAGAGCATATTCAGTCACAGGCCATAATGATGGAAGTTCATATACTGTAAAAAATCCAACTTCGAATCAAATAACAACAACGAAAACTAGATCATTGGTCCCGCCACAAAAGACAAGGACCGCAAGAAGACCGTCTAATAACAGTAGATCgtattcaattaaatcaCAAAATAGTAACACTGATCAAACTAAAAGATTGAACTCCATAAATTCAGTAGGTAGTAAGCAAATTAATAACACAGGACGCAACCATAAGAATAATGGCTCGAGATCAAATTCAATCACAGTGCAAACTACAGAAATTAAGGATCCGAATGGTAAAACACAATCCATTACAAGAAAGACGGTTAAAAGAATGAATGGCTTTGAATACGTAGAGACAACAACTACCACTACTACCACGGTGAAGAAAAAATCGCCAATGAAATCGAaacaaaaatcaaaaaatagaaaCAGTGAGATTAATAGACATTTTCAAGAGTTTAGCGGTGACTACATTGAGGAAGATGGCTATACTAACATTGGgaataatattgatgacaataataatgcaaGTGACGTTGAAGATGAGTCACCTTATGAGGATGAACAAAAAGACGTTGAATCTGTCACCGAACCTGATAATAACGATTTTGTTGACAGTgttattgaagaagaaaatgaaattgatataattgaagaagaaaatcaTGGACATGATGACGAAAATGCCTTATTTTTAGCTGACTCCGGCAGTGATAAAATCCATAAGCCACACAACTTGAGAGCATTGCTAATGCCAAAAGAAACGCCATTagaaaaagatgaagaCATAGTTCCATTGGATAATACAAGTAGTATATCGAAGTTTACTGAAGCAAGAGAAGAGGAATCCATTTCTgaagttaataataaaaaaaatgataaacaGGTTCCAGTAAATGGATCTTCAAGAAATTCAGAAATTCCAgaacaaaagaagaaacgTATTGTGAGAGCTTCATCTGTACCTTCGAATTTGCGTAGCAACAATTCAAGTTACTCAAAATTGAAACCTAAAGCTAGTGGTTCTAATCTAAGGAAAGCACATGTACCTTCAGAAccaaaaccaaaaaaaaaattaaccGAAGAAGAGATGTACGCTGTAGCATATGAGATAGCAAGAAAAAAAGTCTACCAAAATAGTGGACTATCCCATCCAGAAATGAATGGCATGCAATATGCAAACCCTCAACCACCTGTTATTGTAGAAGAATCAAAAGGTATGAGTAAAATGGCAAAAAGAATGTCTGTAAGGCAAAAACctgtaataaattatcaagaGGATCATCAAAGACAAAACTATGAAGTTAGCTTGGATGCATATTCTCAAAACTCAAGAAAGAATTCAGTTGCTTCAACATTACCAACATCGCttaatagtaataaaaaGGCTCTAGATATCCATAAACTACACAGTAATGAAAAACATGCACCACCCATTAAGAAAACAATGACCGACGAAGAAATGTATGCGAAAGCTTTACAAATTGCTCAAAAAAGatttaatgatgataaaacTGCGAACAGCATGTCATTGAGTCAACCAGAGCCGATAATAGTACAAGAATCAGcaacttcttcaataaataaaaaaatagatattTTACCAAGTATTGAGGATAATCCACCACATGCAAAAGTGCAATCTATTGGAACAGAAGAATATAACGAGGAACCAAGAGAATTTGTACCAGAAGCCAGCATGGCAAAATCCCCTATGAAACATAGACTTCGAAAATTATCCTCAGTTAGTTTAGGtaagaaaacaaagaatCCAGAGATTACTTCTATTCAAACCAATAATGAGATAGCGGAATCTCCAAATAAATCGAAATTAAAAAACGTGTTCAATAAGGTTGTACAATTTTCTCAAGAAAATAGTGGTTATCAACCACCTAAAAAAGATCGCCAGtatcaagaagaaaaagttGCTCCAGATGCTGGTAATGAACATAACACAAATTTTGTTAGGTCTGCATTCGATGCAAATGAAGAACATGAACAGAGAGtcaattcaaatttacaAAACATGGCACCACCTCCAGCAGTTAATGGCCAAATGAACAGAATTTcaacaaataatgaaaacacAGGTGCACAATCTATTAATTACAATACGTTAGAAGCTCCTACTGTTACAGCTGGCAGTTCAAATGTTGGCGGGGCAAGCATAAAAGATAGCACTATGGAGTCCGTTAATAGGCAAAATACTAAAAGTTCATCAAGAGGAGCACCTCCATCAATAAATGATTCTACTTTGTTGAATAACCaaaattctaatattatcataaaGACGAACAATCAAGCACCTGTTAATTCCCAGGCCAGAGAATATGCTTCAGTTTCTAATGTTGAAACTGCTTTGAATAATTCAGGACAACCAATAAATGTTCAAACACCTAAAACGTCTAagaatgataataaaactaagaagaagaaaagttTCTTTGGCAAACTCTttaaacattaaaaaaattaaattaattttttcattatattgCTACTGTTGGCATTAATATATAGTGTTTTCTAGcatagaaaaaatattgattgacattcatattattatgttgtaaccataaatatattttatattaattcattttagtaactaattttaatacttaatattttacaaaacaaattattataagGTATATAACTATTAATAGTTTAGTTATAgctttatatataagtgGAGAAAAACGTAAAATTACcaaattttgtttaatagATTAAACTATATACCCagatattatatatacactAACCATCTTCTTAATGAAGAgtgattaaaaaatttaaattataaatgaccaaattaaatgattattttttattaattatctttaataaaatgaaaactttaaatcaagatattaaatttataattctTGAGAAGCCTTAGCAGCCTTGGCAGACTTCTTTGGTAACAAGTTTTGATGAATGTTTGGTAAGACACCACCTTGAGCGATGGTAACATTACCtaataatttgtttaattcGTCATCGTTTCTGATGGCTAATTGTAAATGTCTTGGAATGATTCTGGACTTCTTGTTGTCTCTAGCAGCATTACCGGCTAATTCTAAAATTTCGGCAGCTAAATATTCTAAGACAGCAGTTAAGTAAACTGGAGCACCAGAACCGATTCTTTGAGCGTAGTTACCTCTTCTTAGTAATCTGTGAACTCTACCGACTGGGAAAGTTAAACCAGCCTTGGAAGATCTTGATTGAGAAGCTTTAGCAGCAGAACCAGCTTTACCACCTTTACCACCGGACATtatgtattatttatattattgatttgatttaaaTTGTTAGTTAAAAAACTATTACTGGTTTCTTAGCTTTGAATATAAGAGTGTAAActataaaaaaatgttgtaaaaatgtaataataaaaataaatggtAATTGAAAAAGTATAGAAgatgatataataaattaaatgattGGTAAAAATGATTATTCTTTACTCTTTATAtaagtttattttttattgtttttcttctcaaaagaaaaaagatctatttaattttaatggaTCATCCTTTAAATTAGAGTATATCTTTTCTTAATTAAGATAATAGATACTAAGTAatttaatacaaataatacCAATAGTAATTAATAGTAAACCACCAATACTCAATACACAATAATAAACAACTACCTTATTCTTAAAAAGTTAGTCAAGTTATGATAATACAAAGAATAAAACCAAGGGAGAAGTGAGAGCCgcaataatttaatttgtttcaatttgtttttttcgcataataaaaaaacacCATACGTTGATGCCAGTTTCTTCGCGCCGTCGGGTGAAAAACCTGGAACGCTAAGGTTGAAGCGATTTAGATCGAAAGGATTTCAGAAATCTACAAATTGGctgtttttttcttaattatGGATATTCATGTCGATTTCCTAATCCGGAAGCGGTTTCTTAATATTCTCATATTTTCTCTTCCTTCAGTAAGTATCTCTCTGCtgttattttaaatatgataTTAAGTTTTACTATATGAGTTTCTTTCTGTTGGGAATTTTACAATAACAGTTTCATGTTCTGTGAGGCTTATTATTAGTTCTTATTTTTTGCTTTCtagaaattatttttactaCTGCAAAATGATCTTAATGGGATGATCTTAAGATAATGAAGGGAATTAAAGGATATTGTTTActtgtttttattagatattatttttgtcGTCATGATaaacataaataaataaaataattctgtagaaagaaaaaatattaatatataaataacaagatttattataatctatttttaaaataatgattaattgataatatctttttttttcacttgTTTAATTAACTACTTTTTGTTCTCACttattctttctttattatccaaatatttcttacttcttacttttattatttttgttgtagagttattttattcataaagaaaatcaacacaaacaataataaatatatacacataaACATGTCCGCCAAAGCTGAAAAGAAACCTGCCTCCAAAGCCCCAGCTGCTGCTAAGAAGACCCCAACTGCTGGTTCAGATGGTAAGAAGAGAACTAAGGCTAGAAAGGAAACTTACTCTTCCTACATTTACAAAGTTTTAAAGCAAACTCACCCAGACACCGGTATTTCTCAAAAATCTATGTCTATTCTAAACTCTTTTGTTAACGATATTTTCGAAAGAATTGCCACGGAAGCCTCTAAGTTAGCTGCTTACAACAAGAAGTCTACTATCTCTGCTAGAGAAATTCAAACTGCTGTCAGATTAA
The nucleotide sequence above comes from Tetrapisispora phaffii CBS 4417 chromosome 3, complete genome. Encoded proteins:
- the PCF11 gene encoding Pcf11p (similar to Saccharomyces cerevisiae PCF11 (YDR228C); ancestral locus Anc_8.444), which codes for MDRDQEAIVKDFTSILDELTFNSRPIITTLTKMAEENISLAQYFVDALESRVEKCVPKQKLYAFYTIDSICKNAGSPYTIYFSRNLYNLYKKAYLLVDNQVRTKLINMFKTWIQPIESTGLPIFDNVELDKIENFLIKASALHHKNFTKLLPEPTVPLLLRDIDKLTTLTNERLTKQKNSDSNDEKEIEKLNMKILVLSQLKQELQKGKLTKVALKQVQVQLLQVFAQDQQVLQERIRQEQLQQEQLQQRQRTEQLQLQQLSHHQNAAINQQFQIKNDHNPLFGNSLNLNPQGFSTLFNNSNFIPMNQNMDDNNTMGGMNLNNIIEPANISNIEKQNKLNKMHSLFESLKAEKLVFQPKEQSIITLNAKLNIDDGKLINNSGRAKSETDLTRLPSIEFLSNIISDCKAYFSTVNIDIVNTPSLNISQDFILGENKIVENNLINTLYRAKPKKCTLCGKRFGNTLDERRLQSDHLDWHFRINKRIKGSENTLSNITATNSSSNTTQKNIQSRNWYLHDSQWIIFKDKEIVSTSRSDHSENNMTVVNLDFNTNMNSQKNNNINNADRNLSGNESNKFVKIDEGLLSKKYVIVPESVEDMSFKCPVCKEIVAATYDEELGEWIWKGCMEYKGKYFHATCYYESAKNKNTSIGLELDMEKLKNLITD
- the MSC3 gene encoding Msc3p (similar to Saccharomyces cerevisiae MSC3 (YLR219W); ancestral locus Anc_8.440), giving the protein MVFGLNKKERKVPDLSRYDYYYQNKQQDEQNTAQQHHHQQQQVRHSYLPSQNRHSSYSDFHSANRRHASTASAQKQRAYSVTGHNDGSSYTVKNPTSNQITTTKTRSLVPPQKTRTARRPSNNSRSYSIKSQNSNTDQTKRLNSINSVGSKQINNTGRNHKNNGSRSNSITVQTTEIKDPNGKTQSITRKTVKRMNGFEYVETTTTTTTTVKKKSPMKSKQKSKNRNSEINRHFQEFSGDYIEEDGYTNIGNNIDDNNNASDVEDESPYEDEQKDVESVTEPDNNDFVDSVIEEENEIDIIEEENHGHDDENALFLADSGSDKIHKPHNLRALLMPKETPLEKDEDIVPLDNTSSISKFTEAREEESISEVNNKKNDKQVPVNGSSRNSEIPEQKKKRIVRASSVPSNLRSNNSSYSKLKPKASGSNLRKAHVPSEPKPKKKLTEEEMYAVAYEIARKKVYQNSGLSHPEMNGMQYANPQPPVIVEESKGMSKMAKRMSVRQKPVINYQEDHQRQNYEVSLDAYSQNSRKNSVASTLPTSLNSNKKALDIHKLHSNEKHAPPIKKTMTDEEMYAKALQIAQKRFNDDKTANSMSLSQPEPIIVQESATSSINKKIDILPSIEDNPPHAKVQSIGTEEYNEEPREFVPEASMAKSPMKHRLRKLSSVSLGKKTKNPEITSIQTNNEIAESPNKSKLKNVFNKVVQFSQENSGYQPPKKDRQYQEEKVAPDAGNEHNTNFVRSAFDANEEHEQRVNSNLQNMAPPPAVNGQMNRISTNNENTGAQSINYNTLEAPTVTAGSSNVGGASIKDSTMESVNRQNTKSSSRGAPPSINDSTLLNNQNSNIIIKTNNQAPVNSQAREYASVSNVETALNNSGQPINVQTPKTSKNDNKTKKKKSFFGKLFKH
- the TPHA0C02050 gene encoding histone H2A (similar to Saccharomyces cerevisiae HTA1 (YDR225W); ancestral locus Anc_8.439); the protein is MSGGKGGKAGSAAKASQSRSSKAGLTFPVGRVHRLLRRGNYAQRIGSGAPVYLTAVLEYLAAEILELAGNAARDNKKSRIIPRHLQLAIRNDDELNKLLGNVTIAQGGVLPNIHQNLLPKKSAKAAKASQEL
- the SIR4 gene encoding chromatin-silencing protein SIR4 (similar to Saccharomyces cerevisiae SIR4 (YDR227W); ancestral locus Anc_8.442) codes for the protein MLFKPPVHQGLQGLPSINVDVPQQQNNQNNESNVTYNGPLFLRQHSSKATKDSNSNVQEINTAQKVPAPNKLLDLLISKRNASKKNAKFKSFSEASPTATKKTLSSNPVDNSRGKETIYSILNHDLKSDGKNLQLNKRIADNELESEPRKGLKTAETNISSDKKSQKDIVETQKNLKNEAIEEGEDDNVTILDVTHLEKETERNAMDTDNTTTVTSIENNVDAKEAGIKKIQISSLIEPREASKSLNEIEDESYKENDKEVQNNTNDNLSQQEIAEINAMEEKSLLKHKIPDKNIKPLPSSTINVQEGSIMHITNELTSSSASSPSESKEESDENYSSSEIDGMNSSNNQKFNMENLLAGLVNVETRLQNESEYEAESAFKKYDYEISKRMNKLEFDHSFFNREKLSNLINSGVFTHNAIDSDVYVSSTNNISSFRNYQHSRAFLFQNEKKKSRLKYLPQAEAAFLDSKKGHSEVVCDNTVSNFPRENIIEPKIDLTLQDDFNAGKVRWISEWKRHLKYFHIYFENSDTQVQDSIVIIFEAIKLIFEKELGSIIDRNYSDDTDVIILNCDLENIPEGKRSPALKSAMFKNSTRTARKVRIWTFSKILKFLLTMRVDISKYIYDVKNVRLSNMSRSEIPTTASTKVSPENDPIKQTVEGIYTSSGSPTNVIANDGADRVEKLTANDGADRVESLIEEEIQGSTVHSKNSTTSEIDKPNEVPNAAPNEVPNAAPNEVPNAAPNEVPNAAPNEVPNAVTNAVPNEVPFNRNCYHQKVIDIINNSSQLSETDINNSSQLLESLGKNIPANIEESTNPEKPTDTNLEILFLRSLLEKSLLLLDSKTKLLVESYSKIESLSAEVLKSQFTISSLKANLQKLEDLADDDNSRSI